From a single Solenopsis invicta isolate M01_SB chromosome 6, UNIL_Sinv_3.0, whole genome shotgun sequence genomic region:
- the LOC113002623 gene encoding protein artemis: MSTFLGFIKEIPGISVDRFDGKNKYSSAYFLSHCHTDHMQGLSQTFFEDLKQYNKFLYCSRISKVFLDARYYGIETCVKDIDIDERVLIEYKNNGYNTNLFVTCISAGHCPGSVMFLFEKMDKLILYTGDFRINPRDYKKIVSLHYCNDFNTFPKKFAKMYLDTTFLDYNFIVFPTRKESINKMGHVVKEWLEESPRNVVVLECSALYGSEFLYMELSKALNLSIHVKNTVYESYCRIPDLARHITNNPLATRIHACMKKLDRSGLECRADILDKNILTIVPSVQKWRGRDTSVVGEWDRDRERTFNVCYSTHASFDELKKFIQYFKPEEIYPCVCPENLERTISHLLSQIRSTY; encoded by the coding sequence ATGTCCACGTTCCTTGGGTTTATCAAGGAGATACCTGGCATCTCAGTGGATCGTTTTGATGGAAAAAACAAATACTCCTCTGCGTATTTTCTTAGCCATTGTCATACTGATCATATGCAAGGCCTGAGCCAAAcattttttgaagatttaaagCAGTATAACAAGTTCCTTTATTGCAGTCGTATTAGTAAAGTTTTCTTAGATGCTAGATATTATGGAATAGAAACCTGTGTAAAAGACATTGATATCGATGAGAGAGTCCTTATTGAATACAAAAACAATGGTTACAATACAAATCTTTTTGTAACGTGTATTTCTGCTGGACATTGTCCTGGCTCTGTAAtgtttctttttgaaaaaatggataaattaatattatatactggAGATTTTAGAATTAATCCAAGAGATTACAAGAAAATAGTATCACTGCATTATTGCAATGATTTCAATACATTTCCAAAAAAGTTTGCTAAAATGTACTTAGATACAACatttttagattataatttCATTGTTTTCCCAACAAGAAaagaaagtattaataaaatgggTCATGTTGTGAAAGAGTGGCTAGAGGAAAGCCCAAGGAATGTTGTGGTTCTGGAATGTTCCGCTTTATATGGCTCTGAGTTTTTATACATGGAGTTGTCAAAAgctttaaatttatctattcACGTTAAGAATACCGTATACGAGAGCTATTGTCGTATCCCAGACTTGGCACGTCACATTACAAATAATCCACTAGCTACGCGTATACATGCATGTATGAAGAAATTGGACCGTTCAGGTCTGGAATGCCGTGCCGATATCCTTGATAAGAATATACTAACTATTGTACCATCCGTACAAAAATGGAGGGGAAGAGATACGAGTGTCGTTGGAGAGTGGGATCGTGACAGGGAGAGGACGTTCAATGTATGCTATTCCACGCATGCCTCTTTCGACGAACTTaagaaatttatacaatattttaagcCAGAGGAAATATATCCTTGCGTGTGTCCAGAAAATTTAGAACGTACAATATCTCATTTGCTAAGTCAAATTAGAAGTACATATTAA
- the LOC105202177 gene encoding mortality factor 4-like protein 1 isoform X3, with amino-acid sequence MPPKCKFQEGEKVLCFHGPLIYEAKCLKSSIGKEKQVKYFIHYAGWNKNWDEWVPENRVLKYNEANVQKQKEVQRAHSNQQSAQKNKKGNSTTKTQGRRSEGGREKDTDSRSSTPVADKSTSRFNKSTSSTVTPSSSHESVSEPPRKKRSRLEPSGETEEYFTKVEVKIKLPEELKFVLIDESEIILKHHKLPALPVQNTVDKILDDYVEAKSSGKSNDVRESTLEVTKGIREYFNTTLGLQLLYKWERPQFIQIMNDNPEALPSQLYGAFHLLRLFVRLGGMLSYTPLDEMSIQLLLSHFHDFLQYLQKNNTELFSLQQDYTDPSPDYHRKYG; translated from the exons ATGCCGCCGAAATGTAAATTTCAAGAAG GGGAAAAGGTTCTGTGCTTTCATGGACCTCTAATCTATGAAGCAAAGTGTTTAAAGTCCTCTATTGGTAAAGAGAAACAAGTCAAATATTTCATTCACTATGCTGGCTGGAATAAAAA CTGGGATGAATGGGTTCCCGAGAACAGAGTGCTCAAGTATAATGAAGCAAATgtacaaaaacaaaaagaagTGCAGAGAGCACATTCAAATCAGCAGTCTGCTCAAAAGAACAAAAAGGGAAATTCAACGACTAAAACACAAGGACGAAGAAGTGAAGGGGGCAGGGAGAAAGATACTGACAGTAGGTCGAGCACTCCTGTTGCTGACAAGAGTACAAGTCGTTTTAACAAGAGTACGAGTAGCACAGTAACACCTTCATCTTCTCATGAGTCCGTGTCTGAACCGCCGCGTAAGAAACGAAG TCGGCTAGAGCCATCCGGCGAAACTGAGGAATATTTCACTAAAGTAGAAGTTAAGATCAAGTTACCTGAAGAATTGAAATTTGTGCTGATAGACGAATCCGAAATAATATTGAAGCATCACAAATTACCTGCGTTACCTGTACAAAATACAGTCGACAAAATTTTAGACGATTATGTAGAGGCAAAATCATCTGGGAAATCTAACGATGTTAG AGAAAGCACGTTGGAAGTAACGAAAGGTATTCGTGAATATTTCAATACTACATTGGGCCTTCAACTGCTATATAAATGGGAACGGCCGCAGTTTATACAAATAATGAATGACAATCCGGAAGCGTTGCCAAGTCAATTGTATGGGGCGTTCCATCTCCTCAGATTGTTCG TACGACTCGGGGGTATGCTCTCTTACACGCCTTTAGACGAGATGAGTATACAGCTGTTGCTGTCGCATTTTCATGATtttctgcaatatttgcaaaaaaataataccgAGCTCTTCAGTCTTCAACAAGACTACACAGATCCGTCACCGGACTATCATCGAAAATACGGTTAA
- the LOC105202177 gene encoding serine/threonine-protein phosphatase PP1-beta catalytic subunit isoform X2 produces the protein MADVDLNIDNLIQRLLEVYHTQKDQVQKKAKLKDIFSSDFVVRGCRPGKTVVMTEAEVRGLCLKSREIFLQQPILLELEAPLKICGDIHGQYTDLLRLFEYGGFPPEANYLFLGDYVDRGKQSLETICLLLAYKIKYPENFFLLRGNHECASINRIYGFYDECKRRYNIKLWKTFTDCFNCLPIAAIIDEKIFCCHGGLSPDLQGMEQIRRIMRPTDVPDTGLLCDLLWSDPDKDVQGWGENDRGVSFTFGPDVVSKFLNRHDMDLICRAHQVVEDGYEFFAKRQLVTLFSAPNYCGEFDNAGGMMSVDETLMCSFQILKPSEKKAKYQYGGMNTGQAGRPSTPQRNPAKKK, from the exons ATGGCGGATGTCGACTTGAATATCGACAACCTGATACAGAGATTGTTGGAAG TATACCACACGCAGAAAGACCAGGTTCAGAAGAAAGCCAAGctaaaagatattttctcgTCGGACTTTGTCG TCAGAGGATGTCGACCGGGCAAGACCGTTGTCATGACGGAGGCCGAGGTGCGTGGCCTCTGTCTGAAGTCGCGGGAGATTTTCCTGCAACAGCCGATCCTGTTGGAGTTAGAGGCGCCGCTTAAAATTTGTGGCGACATACACGGCCAATACACTGACCTGCTGCGACTCTTCGAGTATGGCGGCTTTCCGCCCGAGGCAAATTACCTATTCCTAGGCGATTATGTTGACCGGGGGAAGCAGTCCTTAGAGACGATATGCCTGTTATTGGCATACAAAATCAAGTATCCGGAGAACTTCTTTCTATTGCGCGGCAATCACGAGTGCGCGAGCATAAACAGGATATATGGCTTTTACGACGAGTGTAAGCGACGATATAACATCAAACTTTGGAAGACCTTTACAGACTGCTTTAACTGCTTGCCGATCGCCGCGATCATTGACGAGAAAATTTTCTGTTGTCATGGCGGGCTCAGTCCTGATCTGCAG GGAATGGAGCAGATCAGAAGAATCATGCGTCCAACTGATGTACCTGATACCGGTCTCCTCTGTGATCTCTTATGGTCCGATCCTGATAAAGATGTTCAG GGTTGGGGCGAAAATGATAGAGGCGTCTCGTTTACATTCGGTCCAGATGTTGTGTCGAAGTTCCTGAATCGTCACGATATGGATCTCATATGCAGGGCGCATCAAGTGGTAGAAGATGGCTATGAATTCTTTGCCAAGCGACAACTTGTCACACTTTTCTCAGCCCCAAACTACTGCGGCGAATTCGATAATGCCGGCGGAATGATGAGCGTTGATGAAACGTTGATGTGCAGTTTTCAG ATCTTGAAACCATCAGAGAAAAAGGCAAAATACCAATATGGAGGAATGAACACGGGTCAAGCAGGTAGACCATCTACACCACAAAGGAATCCAGCGAAAAAGAAATGA
- the LOC105202177 gene encoding serine/threonine-protein phosphatase PP1-beta catalytic subunit isoform X4, translating into MADVDLNIDNLIQRLLEVRGCRPGKTVVMTEAEVRGLCLKSREIFLQQPILLELEAPLKICGDIHGQYTDLLRLFEYGGFPPEANYLFLGDYVDRGKQSLETICLLLAYKIKYPENFFLLRGNHECASINRIYGFYDECKRRYNIKLWKTFTDCFNCLPIAAIIDEKIFCCHGGLSPDLQGMEQIRRIMRPTDVPDTGLLCDLLWSDPDKDVQGWGENDRGVSFTFGPDVVSKFLNRHDMDLICRAHQVVEDGYEFFAKRQLVTLFSAPNYCGEFDNAGGMMSVDETLMCSFQILKPSEKKAKYQYGGMNTGQAGRPSTPQRNPAKKK; encoded by the exons ATGGCGGATGTCGACTTGAATATCGACAACCTGATACAGAGATTGTTGGAAG TCAGAGGATGTCGACCGGGCAAGACCGTTGTCATGACGGAGGCCGAGGTGCGTGGCCTCTGTCTGAAGTCGCGGGAGATTTTCCTGCAACAGCCGATCCTGTTGGAGTTAGAGGCGCCGCTTAAAATTTGTGGCGACATACACGGCCAATACACTGACCTGCTGCGACTCTTCGAGTATGGCGGCTTTCCGCCCGAGGCAAATTACCTATTCCTAGGCGATTATGTTGACCGGGGGAAGCAGTCCTTAGAGACGATATGCCTGTTATTGGCATACAAAATCAAGTATCCGGAGAACTTCTTTCTATTGCGCGGCAATCACGAGTGCGCGAGCATAAACAGGATATATGGCTTTTACGACGAGTGTAAGCGACGATATAACATCAAACTTTGGAAGACCTTTACAGACTGCTTTAACTGCTTGCCGATCGCCGCGATCATTGACGAGAAAATTTTCTGTTGTCATGGCGGGCTCAGTCCTGATCTGCAG GGAATGGAGCAGATCAGAAGAATCATGCGTCCAACTGATGTACCTGATACCGGTCTCCTCTGTGATCTCTTATGGTCCGATCCTGATAAAGATGTTCAG GGTTGGGGCGAAAATGATAGAGGCGTCTCGTTTACATTCGGTCCAGATGTTGTGTCGAAGTTCCTGAATCGTCACGATATGGATCTCATATGCAGGGCGCATCAAGTGGTAGAAGATGGCTATGAATTCTTTGCCAAGCGACAACTTGTCACACTTTTCTCAGCCCCAAACTACTGCGGCGAATTCGATAATGCCGGCGGAATGATGAGCGTTGATGAAACGTTGATGTGCAGTTTTCAG ATCTTGAAACCATCAGAGAAAAAGGCAAAATACCAATATGGAGGAATGAACACGGGTCAAGCAGGTAGACCATCTACACCACAAAGGAATCCAGCGAAAAAGAAATGA
- the LOC105202177 gene encoding serine/threonine-protein phosphatase PP1-beta catalytic subunit isoform X1, with translation MADVDLNIDNLIQRLLEGTPLCGKVYHTQKDQVQKKAKLKDIFSSDFVVRGCRPGKTVVMTEAEVRGLCLKSREIFLQQPILLELEAPLKICGDIHGQYTDLLRLFEYGGFPPEANYLFLGDYVDRGKQSLETICLLLAYKIKYPENFFLLRGNHECASINRIYGFYDECKRRYNIKLWKTFTDCFNCLPIAAIIDEKIFCCHGGLSPDLQGMEQIRRIMRPTDVPDTGLLCDLLWSDPDKDVQGWGENDRGVSFTFGPDVVSKFLNRHDMDLICRAHQVVEDGYEFFAKRQLVTLFSAPNYCGEFDNAGGMMSVDETLMCSFQILKPSEKKAKYQYGGMNTGQAGRPSTPQRNPAKKK, from the exons ATGGCGGATGTCGACTTGAATATCGACAACCTGATACAGAGATTGTTGGAAG GAACCCCCTTGTGCGGTAAAGTATACCACACGCAGAAAGACCAGGTTCAGAAGAAAGCCAAGctaaaagatattttctcgTCGGACTTTGTCG TCAGAGGATGTCGACCGGGCAAGACCGTTGTCATGACGGAGGCCGAGGTGCGTGGCCTCTGTCTGAAGTCGCGGGAGATTTTCCTGCAACAGCCGATCCTGTTGGAGTTAGAGGCGCCGCTTAAAATTTGTGGCGACATACACGGCCAATACACTGACCTGCTGCGACTCTTCGAGTATGGCGGCTTTCCGCCCGAGGCAAATTACCTATTCCTAGGCGATTATGTTGACCGGGGGAAGCAGTCCTTAGAGACGATATGCCTGTTATTGGCATACAAAATCAAGTATCCGGAGAACTTCTTTCTATTGCGCGGCAATCACGAGTGCGCGAGCATAAACAGGATATATGGCTTTTACGACGAGTGTAAGCGACGATATAACATCAAACTTTGGAAGACCTTTACAGACTGCTTTAACTGCTTGCCGATCGCCGCGATCATTGACGAGAAAATTTTCTGTTGTCATGGCGGGCTCAGTCCTGATCTGCAG GGAATGGAGCAGATCAGAAGAATCATGCGTCCAACTGATGTACCTGATACCGGTCTCCTCTGTGATCTCTTATGGTCCGATCCTGATAAAGATGTTCAG GGTTGGGGCGAAAATGATAGAGGCGTCTCGTTTACATTCGGTCCAGATGTTGTGTCGAAGTTCCTGAATCGTCACGATATGGATCTCATATGCAGGGCGCATCAAGTGGTAGAAGATGGCTATGAATTCTTTGCCAAGCGACAACTTGTCACACTTTTCTCAGCCCCAAACTACTGCGGCGAATTCGATAATGCCGGCGGAATGATGAGCGTTGATGAAACGTTGATGTGCAGTTTTCAG ATCTTGAAACCATCAGAGAAAAAGGCAAAATACCAATATGGAGGAATGAACACGGGTCAAGCAGGTAGACCATCTACACCACAAAGGAATCCAGCGAAAAAGAAATGA
- the LOC105202177 gene encoding serine/threonine-protein phosphatase PP1-beta catalytic subunit isoform X5 → MPQIRGCRPGKTVVMTEAEVRGLCLKSREIFLQQPILLELEAPLKICGDIHGQYTDLLRLFEYGGFPPEANYLFLGDYVDRGKQSLETICLLLAYKIKYPENFFLLRGNHECASINRIYGFYDECKRRYNIKLWKTFTDCFNCLPIAAIIDEKIFCCHGGLSPDLQGMEQIRRIMRPTDVPDTGLLCDLLWSDPDKDVQGWGENDRGVSFTFGPDVVSKFLNRHDMDLICRAHQVVEDGYEFFAKRQLVTLFSAPNYCGEFDNAGGMMSVDETLMCSFQILKPSEKKAKYQYGGMNTGQAGRPSTPQRNPAKKK, encoded by the exons ATGCCCCAAA TCAGAGGATGTCGACCGGGCAAGACCGTTGTCATGACGGAGGCCGAGGTGCGTGGCCTCTGTCTGAAGTCGCGGGAGATTTTCCTGCAACAGCCGATCCTGTTGGAGTTAGAGGCGCCGCTTAAAATTTGTGGCGACATACACGGCCAATACACTGACCTGCTGCGACTCTTCGAGTATGGCGGCTTTCCGCCCGAGGCAAATTACCTATTCCTAGGCGATTATGTTGACCGGGGGAAGCAGTCCTTAGAGACGATATGCCTGTTATTGGCATACAAAATCAAGTATCCGGAGAACTTCTTTCTATTGCGCGGCAATCACGAGTGCGCGAGCATAAACAGGATATATGGCTTTTACGACGAGTGTAAGCGACGATATAACATCAAACTTTGGAAGACCTTTACAGACTGCTTTAACTGCTTGCCGATCGCCGCGATCATTGACGAGAAAATTTTCTGTTGTCATGGCGGGCTCAGTCCTGATCTGCAG GGAATGGAGCAGATCAGAAGAATCATGCGTCCAACTGATGTACCTGATACCGGTCTCCTCTGTGATCTCTTATGGTCCGATCCTGATAAAGATGTTCAG GGTTGGGGCGAAAATGATAGAGGCGTCTCGTTTACATTCGGTCCAGATGTTGTGTCGAAGTTCCTGAATCGTCACGATATGGATCTCATATGCAGGGCGCATCAAGTGGTAGAAGATGGCTATGAATTCTTTGCCAAGCGACAACTTGTCACACTTTTCTCAGCCCCAAACTACTGCGGCGAATTCGATAATGCCGGCGGAATGATGAGCGTTGATGAAACGTTGATGTGCAGTTTTCAG ATCTTGAAACCATCAGAGAAAAAGGCAAAATACCAATATGGAGGAATGAACACGGGTCAAGCAGGTAGACCATCTACACCACAAAGGAATCCAGCGAAAAAGAAATGA